The Sphingobacterium bambusae genome includes a window with the following:
- a CDS encoding DUF1697 domain-containing protein, with translation MSINKTLSTYVVLLRAVNVSGKNILKMADLRQELVDAGFQHVRTYIQSGNILLASADTADSVQQQVQQLILDKFSLTVQTFVVDAPLIEKALASIPIKGELAPNRLFITLFDKTPKKTLVDALQGTDHGTETFALVDNILYFYLPDGAAKAKMSNNYFEKKLQVVGTGRNLNTYQKLLELAQ, from the coding sequence ATGAGCATCAATAAAACGCTGTCGACTTATGTAGTATTGCTACGCGCGGTCAATGTATCTGGAAAGAACATCCTCAAAATGGCCGACCTACGGCAGGAGCTCGTCGATGCTGGATTTCAGCATGTGCGCACCTACATACAAAGCGGCAATATCCTACTAGCCTCGGCCGATACAGCTGACTCCGTGCAGCAGCAAGTACAGCAATTGATATTGGACAAATTTAGTCTGACGGTACAAACCTTCGTCGTCGACGCGCCTCTGATTGAAAAAGCGCTTGCTTCAATTCCAATTAAAGGCGAGCTTGCTCCTAACAGGCTTTTTATTACACTATTCGACAAAACGCCAAAAAAAACATTGGTCGATGCATTGCAAGGCACTGACCATGGCACAGAAACCTTTGCCTTGGTTGACAACATCCTCTATTTCTATCTGCCCGATGGTGCAGCAAAGGCCAAAATGAGTAATAACTATTTCGAAAAGAAGCTCCAAGTTGTGGGCACAGGACGCAACCTGAACACCTACCAAAAGTTACTAGAATTAGCTCAATAA
- a CDS encoding SRPBCC family protein, producing MEQTHQMQFKLAADGKSVHISRQYAAPLQQVWEAWTDATILDQWWAPQPWKCHTKHMDFSEGGQWLYSMQGPEGEETWSLCSYEEIEPLSYFEGKDAFCDEHGNPNHDFPSIHWRTEFSENELGTLVENHLRAKSADDLQQLVNLGFREGFEMGQNNLEAWLTKHSR from the coding sequence ATGGAGCAAACACATCAAATGCAATTTAAGCTGGCCGCAGATGGAAAATCTGTCCATATTTCTAGGCAATACGCGGCTCCTTTGCAGCAGGTTTGGGAAGCATGGACAGATGCAACGATTTTGGACCAATGGTGGGCGCCACAACCTTGGAAATGCCACACGAAGCACATGGATTTTAGCGAGGGCGGACAGTGGCTATACAGCATGCAAGGCCCCGAAGGAGAAGAAACTTGGAGCCTTTGTAGTTACGAGGAGATAGAACCACTATCCTATTTCGAAGGAAAGGATGCCTTCTGTGACGAGCACGGAAATCCTAATCACGACTTCCCATCCATACATTGGCGTACCGAGTTTAGCGAAAACGAATTGGGTACACTCGTTGAAAACCACTTGCGCGCAAAATCAGCAGACGACCTCCAACAATTGGTTAACCTCGGATTTAGAGAGGGCTTCGAAATGGGACAGAACAATCTCGAAGCATGGTTGACAAAACATAGTCGATAG
- a CDS encoding glycoside hydrolase family 32 protein, producing the protein MNKPMFLIAVCVLLSFTIQAQTRFFSKFRGEKKFLQIPIKNGAAQRQVDLLVDNKKVRWFNAELAEGKADWFAYLDISDWKGAELTISVDGLPEHSKAFKPIVQTDQDSNAHVYAEPRRGQIHFSPKRGWTNDPNGLVYYNGEYHLFFQHNPYGVNWGNMHWGHAVSKDLVHWEELGEALYPDEFGTMFSGGAVVDTKNSSGFGSAQKPPLTLFYTAAEKSWTQALAHSSDGRSFQKLEKPVIDKITDGNRDPKVIWHEPSKHWVLVVYVTEEGDQHAMHFFTSTDMKSWTFASKVLGGQGNDRYLFECPEFFELPVEGAAKKESKWVLTGANSQYAIGTFDGKTFRPEEERMYSQQGRDYYAAQTFSNEPKGRRVEIGWWRTHTNQHGSSFNQSMSIPTTLSLRKTARGTRIIRKPVVEWEALRAGSQQLQSSNLTPTSANALAAFDSELAEIKLRIKPKDAHTIHINVRGLHILYQVADQELVVDNVRTHAPLINGEQELTIFVDRTGVEIFASQGEVFMPINYNLDQKNRDYSLRVSGGSATLVDGQVHTLKSIW; encoded by the coding sequence ATGAATAAACCCATGTTTTTGATCGCTGTTTGCGTACTGTTATCGTTTACGATTCAAGCGCAAACGCGTTTTTTTAGTAAGTTTCGCGGAGAGAAGAAGTTTCTGCAGATTCCTATCAAGAATGGCGCTGCGCAGCGCCAAGTAGACCTTTTGGTGGACAATAAGAAAGTGCGTTGGTTCAACGCAGAGCTGGCCGAAGGAAAGGCCGACTGGTTTGCCTATCTTGATATTAGCGATTGGAAGGGGGCCGAACTAACCATCAGCGTAGATGGACTTCCAGAGCATAGTAAGGCCTTCAAGCCTATTGTGCAGACAGATCAGGATAGCAATGCGCATGTCTACGCAGAACCGCGCCGTGGTCAGATCCATTTTTCGCCCAAGCGAGGATGGACCAATGACCCCAACGGATTGGTGTATTACAATGGCGAGTATCATCTGTTCTTTCAGCATAACCCTTATGGGGTAAATTGGGGCAACATGCATTGGGGGCATGCCGTTTCCAAGGATTTGGTGCATTGGGAAGAGTTGGGCGAAGCTTTATACCCTGACGAATTTGGAACGATGTTTAGCGGTGGAGCCGTCGTCGATACCAAAAATTCTTCGGGCTTCGGATCTGCTCAGAAGCCGCCGTTGACGTTGTTTTACACGGCCGCAGAAAAGAGCTGGACACAAGCGTTGGCGCATAGCAGCGACGGGCGTAGCTTTCAGAAATTGGAAAAACCGGTAATCGATAAGATTACTGATGGTAACAGGGATCCGAAGGTGATCTGGCATGAGCCTTCGAAACATTGGGTGCTGGTGGTTTACGTTACCGAAGAGGGCGATCAGCATGCCATGCACTTTTTTACTTCCACAGACATGAAGTCTTGGACCTTTGCCAGCAAAGTGCTGGGCGGACAGGGAAATGATCGTTACCTTTTCGAATGCCCCGAATTTTTTGAGCTTCCGGTCGAGGGGGCTGCAAAGAAGGAAAGCAAGTGGGTGCTTACTGGCGCTAATAGCCAATATGCCATTGGTACTTTCGATGGTAAAACGTTTCGCCCGGAAGAAGAACGTATGTATAGCCAACAGGGACGTGATTACTATGCTGCACAAACCTTTAGTAACGAACCCAAGGGGCGTCGTGTGGAAATAGGTTGGTGGCGCACGCATACGAACCAGCATGGCAGTTCTTTCAATCAGTCTATGAGTATTCCCACGACATTATCTTTGCGGAAGACGGCGCGTGGGACACGTATTATTCGCAAGCCTGTTGTCGAATGGGAAGCTTTAAGGGCCGGATCACAGCAACTGCAGAGCAGTAATTTGACGCCAACATCAGCTAATGCATTGGCTGCCTTTGATAGTGAGCTGGCAGAGATCAAATTGCGTATTAAACCAAAAGATGCGCATACTATACATATCAATGTGCGTGGGCTCCATATTTTGTACCAAGTGGCGGATCAGGAACTTGTGGTCGATAATGTGCGCACCCATGCTCCACTTATCAACGGTGAACAAGAGCTCACAATTTTTGTCGATCGTACAGGGGTGGAGATTTTTGCAAGTCAAGGCGAGGTTTTTATGCCTATAAATTACAATCTTGATCAAAAAAATAGGGACTACAGTCTCCGCGTTTCGGGAGGTTCTGCAACATTGGTTGATGGGCAGGTGCATACATTGAAAAGTATTTGGTGA
- a CDS encoding DUF6265 family protein, producing the protein MQQAIDFLQHYIAIFLLGLLLPLCSRAQDLPNFLTGDWKVEGKESYEHWDRMNGNLLKGFSYTKNNELPKVLEYMEIVQEKDSVWCKVNIPGQHDGETFSFLQRKVGSQWIYENPANDFPQIIIYELLSDNDIQIYLKNETQEVSYKMQRVPHKSTD; encoded by the coding sequence ATGCAACAGGCGATCGATTTCTTACAGCACTACATAGCCATCTTTTTACTAGGCCTGCTCCTCCCCCTCTGCAGCCGTGCACAGGATTTACCAAACTTTCTAACGGGCGACTGGAAAGTAGAGGGCAAAGAAAGCTATGAGCATTGGGACCGGATGAACGGCAACTTGTTAAAAGGCTTTTCCTATACAAAAAACAACGAGCTTCCCAAAGTACTTGAATACATGGAGATCGTTCAGGAAAAAGACAGCGTTTGGTGTAAAGTAAATATACCTGGACAGCATGATGGAGAAACGTTCTCCTTTTTACAGCGAAAAGTAGGGAGTCAATGGATCTACGAGAATCCGGCTAACGATTTCCCTCAAATTATTATCTACGAGCTGCTCAGCGATAACGACATTCAGATCTACCTGAAAAACGAAACGCAGGAAGTTAGCTACAAAATGCAGCGCGTACCACACAAGTCAACCGATTAA
- a CDS encoding ISAon1 family transposase, whose protein sequence is MDNHPISAHLLGLLFQLDGKQLQDQYRNHLSDFHDWDQKHHAEYWTVFPANISERLSIDETSFSNGELYTVVGSKASKGRKGTILASIKGTKAEDIITVLERIPLRLRNKVREVTMDMAPNMAKAIRRCFGNARRVIDRFHVQKLVYDAVQELRIRYRWEVLDEESRKIASARKKGIPYDPELLSNGDTIKQLLARSRYLLFKHPSKWTESQKHRAEILFVRFPLLKKAYDLAMALGDIFNKCKDKTVAFTKLGLWHNQVENSGIASFESVARSIAAHHTDILHYFDNNSTNASAESFNAKLKAFRSIFRGVRDTKFFLYRVMKLYA, encoded by the coding sequence TTGGATAACCATCCCATCAGTGCGCATCTTTTGGGACTTCTCTTTCAGCTGGATGGTAAGCAGCTGCAGGATCAGTACAGGAACCATCTGAGCGACTTTCATGATTGGGATCAGAAACACCACGCCGAGTACTGGACGGTATTTCCGGCAAATATCTCCGAGCGGCTGAGTATCGATGAGACCAGTTTTAGCAATGGCGAACTCTATACCGTTGTGGGCAGCAAAGCCTCCAAGGGAAGAAAAGGCACCATCCTGGCCAGCATTAAGGGAACAAAGGCAGAAGATATCATCACTGTACTGGAACGTATCCCGCTCAGGTTGAGAAATAAAGTTCGTGAAGTAACGATGGATATGGCTCCCAATATGGCAAAGGCAATCCGCCGGTGTTTTGGGAATGCCAGAAGGGTCATCGATCGGTTTCATGTGCAGAAACTGGTTTATGATGCCGTTCAGGAACTCCGTATAAGGTATCGTTGGGAGGTGCTGGATGAAGAGAGTAGGAAGATCGCCAGTGCCCGTAAGAAAGGTATTCCCTACGACCCTGAGCTGCTGTCCAATGGCGATACCATCAAACAGCTACTGGCAAGATCAAGATACCTGCTGTTCAAACATCCTTCCAAATGGACAGAAAGCCAAAAGCATCGTGCGGAAATCTTATTTGTACGTTTTCCCCTGTTAAAGAAAGCGTATGATTTGGCGATGGCACTGGGAGATATCTTCAACAAATGCAAGGATAAGACGGTAGCTTTTACCAAGCTTGGCCTGTGGCACAATCAGGTAGAAAACTCCGGTATTGCATCTTTTGAGAGTGTCGCTCGGTCAATTGCAGCACACCACACAGATATCCTTCACTACTTCGACAATAATAGTACAAATGCTTCAGCGGAATCCTTCAATGCAAAACTTAAAGCCTTTAGGAGTATATTCCGCGGAGTCAGGGATACAAAATTCTTCCTGTACAGAGTAATGAAATTATATGCTTAA
- a CDS encoding SRPBCC family protein yields MKILKYILFTIIGLIALVLIVALFLPKTFHAGSQINIDRPSTEVFAYISSLKNQGNYDAWSKQDPNIEKKYSGTDGTVGFTYEWKSKKVGDGKQVITKIEPGKRIDMNLYFQGTDIANPSFMEVKELSPTQSQVTWEIDGKMPYPFNFMNLFYDMNKDFEAGLQGLKSILEQQ; encoded by the coding sequence ATGAAAATCTTAAAGTACATTCTATTCACGATTATAGGCTTGATAGCCCTCGTACTGATCGTTGCGTTATTTTTGCCTAAAACATTCCATGCGGGCAGCCAAATCAACATTGACCGCCCTAGCACCGAAGTGTTCGCTTACATATCCTCCCTGAAAAACCAAGGCAACTATGATGCTTGGTCTAAACAGGATCCCAACATTGAAAAGAAATACAGCGGTACCGATGGAACCGTGGGATTCACTTACGAATGGAAGAGTAAAAAGGTCGGTGACGGCAAACAGGTAATCACTAAAATAGAACCGGGTAAGCGGATTGATATGAACCTTTACTTTCAAGGAACAGATATCGCAAACCCATCCTTTATGGAGGTAAAGGAACTCAGTCCTACCCAGAGCCAAGTGACTTGGGAAATTGACGGTAAGATGCCTTATCCATTCAATTTCATGAACCTTTTTTACGACATGAACAAGGACTTTGAGGCAGGCTTGCAAGGTTTAAAAAGTATTTTAGAGCAACAATAA
- a CDS encoding VOC family protein — translation MTKAIYPAIWFSEAAKEAFNDYVDTFQNSSIIESNPVVVSAKLDGVPFIGINGGPYFTPNASISFMVICETTEEIDRLWAMLSDQGEVLMPLQAYPWSPHYGWLIDKNKVSWQLYSGTLADVNQQAIVPTLMFCGPQQGKCEAAIAFYKTVFSDFIEQGSVHYPDGDMQGQVMHAQFIIHGFTLMAMDSGVAQDFTFNEGISLVIPCQDQEEIDYYWAAMTKDGEESRCGWCKDPYGVSWQIVPHNIDEILRTHPAANKALMKMNKIDIAALLS, via the coding sequence ATGACAAAAGCTATTTACCCGGCGATATGGTTTAGCGAAGCGGCCAAGGAAGCCTTTAACGATTACGTAGACACTTTCCAGAACAGCTCGATTATCGAGAGCAATCCGGTTGTGGTATCGGCCAAGCTGGACGGCGTGCCCTTTATCGGTATCAATGGAGGGCCATACTTTACGCCCAACGCTTCCATTTCCTTTATGGTGATCTGCGAAACGACAGAGGAGATTGATCGCCTGTGGGCCATGTTGAGCGATCAGGGCGAAGTCCTGATGCCGCTACAAGCCTATCCTTGGAGTCCCCACTATGGCTGGCTGATCGACAAGAACAAGGTTTCTTGGCAACTTTACTCGGGAACCTTAGCCGACGTTAACCAGCAAGCTATTGTGCCGACCTTGATGTTCTGCGGGCCACAACAGGGGAAATGCGAAGCAGCCATCGCATTTTACAAAACGGTTTTTAGCGACTTTATTGAGCAAGGAAGCGTGCACTACCCCGATGGTGATATGCAGGGGCAGGTGATGCATGCACAATTTATCATCCATGGCTTTACGCTTATGGCTATGGACAGTGGTGTAGCGCAGGATTTCACCTTCAATGAGGGCATTTCCTTGGTGATTCCTTGTCAAGATCAGGAAGAAATTGACTATTATTGGGCGGCAATGACCAAAGATGGCGAAGAAAGCCGTTGTGGATGGTGCAAAGACCCCTATGGCGTAAGCTGGCAAATTGTGCCCCACAACATCGATGAAATTTTGCGCACACATCCTGCCGCCAACAAAGCGCTGATGAAGATGAACAAAATCGATATCGCGGCGTTACTTTCATAA
- a CDS encoding RpnC/YadD family protein, which produces MNRPNQRIDDPLWKGIIEHTFAHFLDFVFPDAGKIFDLDRGVEYLDKEFERLFPPETNNKGVRYVDKLVKVHLLDGQAKFILCHIEVQSSKGRDDLAERMFQYFYRIKDRYKVPITAIAILADSNRQYSPKLYKEEFMGTSLQYSFNCYKILEQDEERLRANSNPFAVVVLTAQQAILHRHANDEQLMSIKHDLYDEMMKRKMDRSARQGIYGFLSRYVSFKDRSFFTIFEEEVTAKTGKNSTMGIKEYLLDKATKEGKREERAKAEAEKLLEKEQMAKKMLANGFDTKLIADIIGLSIADIEKLK; this is translated from the coding sequence ATGAACCGACCCAATCAGCGGATAGATGACCCGTTATGGAAAGGCATCATCGAACATACTTTTGCGCATTTTCTAGATTTCGTCTTTCCAGATGCAGGAAAGATATTTGACTTAGATCGAGGTGTAGAATATCTCGATAAAGAGTTTGAGCGCCTCTTTCCTCCAGAAACCAACAATAAGGGCGTGCGTTACGTAGATAAATTGGTCAAGGTGCATCTCCTGGATGGACAAGCGAAGTTTATACTCTGTCACATAGAGGTGCAATCCAGTAAGGGGAGAGATGATCTTGCCGAGCGCATGTTTCAATATTTCTACCGGATCAAGGATCGTTACAAGGTTCCTATAACCGCTATTGCTATCCTCGCCGATAGCAACAGGCAATATAGCCCCAAACTATACAAAGAAGAGTTTATGGGCACAAGCCTGCAATATAGTTTCAACTGCTACAAGATTTTGGAGCAGGACGAAGAACGTTTGCGAGCCAACAGCAACCCTTTTGCAGTGGTAGTACTTACTGCGCAGCAGGCCATTCTGCACAGACATGCGAACGATGAGCAACTCATGTCCATCAAGCACGATCTCTATGATGAGATGATGAAACGCAAAATGGATCGATCTGCACGTCAGGGCATTTACGGCTTTTTATCACGTTATGTAAGTTTTAAAGACAGATCATTTTTTACTATCTTTGAGGAAGAGGTCACCGCCAAAACAGGAAAAAATAGCACTATGGGAATCAAGGAGTATTTACTGGATAAAGCGACAAAGGAAGGCAAACGCGAGGAACGTGCCAAAGCTGAAGCTGAAAAATTGTTGGAGAAGGAGCAAATGGCGAAGAAGATGCTAGCGAACGGTTTTGACACCAAATTAATAGCCGACATTATAGGACTTTCCATTGCGGATATAGAAAAGCTGAAATAG
- a CDS encoding alpha-N-arabinofuranosidase: MKRYFFCLFFMGSLFGRISGQTTVQLLPTEKPVEISKHIYGHFAEHLGRCVYDGFYVGEDNKIIPHTNGVRNDVIAALKELHIPNLRWPGGCFADTYHWKDGIGPKANRPAIVNNWWGGVTEDNSFGTHDFLDMCELLGTEPYLAGNVGSGEVQELADWVQYVNFEGKSPMSDLRRENGRDKPWNVKFWGVGNEAWGCGGNMTAEYYTDIYRKYATFMADWTNTGGLYRIASGANSADYHWTETLMKQLPKHLVKGIALHHYSVIDWKQKGPSITYSDEQYFQTMKSAWFMNELVEKHSAIMDKYDPKKEVALVVDEWGGWYEVEPNTNPGFLYQQNTMRDAMIAGLTLNIFNNHADRIKMANLAQTINVLQAVILTKEDKMLKTPTFHVLEMYKVHQDAQLIPLQIKSADYVLNGEAIPAVSASASRDKHGRTHISLVNIDPKVAQEVTIDLAQQRKLHSARLLTSAKLRDFNDFDAAERIVPTSFKAVKLEKQQMKVKLPPFAVVVLALD; encoded by the coding sequence ATGAAACGTTATTTTTTTTGCTTGTTTTTTATGGGGTCGCTTTTCGGGCGTATTTCTGGACAAACAACCGTACAGCTGCTTCCCACCGAGAAACCGGTGGAAATCAGTAAACATATTTATGGACATTTTGCGGAACATCTCGGACGCTGTGTATATGATGGATTTTACGTGGGAGAGGATAATAAGATTATTCCGCATACGAACGGTGTTCGAAACGATGTAATCGCTGCGTTGAAAGAGTTGCACATCCCTAATTTGCGATGGCCTGGCGGATGTTTCGCAGATACCTACCATTGGAAAGATGGTATTGGCCCAAAAGCAAACCGTCCGGCAATTGTGAACAATTGGTGGGGAGGTGTTACGGAAGATAACTCCTTTGGTACGCATGACTTTTTGGATATGTGCGAGCTATTGGGGACCGAGCCCTATTTGGCGGGTAATGTAGGCAGTGGCGAGGTACAAGAGTTGGCAGATTGGGTGCAGTATGTCAATTTCGAAGGCAAAAGCCCGATGTCCGATCTTCGTCGGGAAAATGGACGTGATAAGCCTTGGAACGTAAAGTTTTGGGGCGTTGGTAATGAAGCATGGGGCTGCGGTGGAAACATGACAGCCGAATACTACACCGACATCTATCGGAAGTATGCTACTTTCATGGCGGATTGGACAAATACCGGCGGGCTCTATCGCATCGCATCGGGTGCTAACAGCGCCGACTACCATTGGACGGAAACCTTGATGAAGCAACTACCCAAGCATCTTGTCAAAGGCATTGCCTTGCACCACTATTCCGTAATCGATTGGAAGCAAAAGGGGCCATCTATTACTTATAGCGATGAGCAATACTTCCAGACGATGAAATCTGCTTGGTTCATGAATGAGCTGGTGGAGAAACATAGTGCCATCATGGATAAGTATGACCCGAAGAAGGAAGTCGCGCTCGTGGTGGACGAATGGGGTGGATGGTATGAGGTGGAGCCCAACACTAATCCGGGCTTTCTCTATCAGCAGAATACCATGCGTGATGCGATGATCGCCGGACTAACATTAAATATCTTTAACAACCACGCCGATCGTATCAAGATGGCTAACTTGGCACAGACGATCAACGTGCTGCAAGCCGTTATTCTCACCAAAGAGGACAAGATGCTCAAGACGCCTACGTTCCATGTGTTAGAAATGTATAAGGTACATCAGGATGCCCAGTTGATTCCGCTGCAGATCAAGAGTGCGGACTATGTGCTCAATGGCGAAGCCATTCCTGCGGTATCGGCTTCGGCTTCTAGGGATAAGCACGGACGAACACATATTTCTTTGGTCAATATAGATCCCAAGGTTGCGCAAGAGGTTACCATCGACCTAGCACAGCAGCGTAAGCTCCATAGCGCTCGCCTGTTAACCTCCGCCAAGCTCCGCGACTTTAACGACTTTGATGCGGCAGAGCGTATCGTGCCCACAAGTTTCAAGGCTGTTAAGCTGGAGAAGCAGCAGATGAAGGTTAAATTACCTCCTTTTGCGGTAGTGGTGCTGGCGCTTGACTAA
- a CDS encoding VOC family protein encodes MAKLHAYLNFNGNCEEAFNFYQTVFNTPLLGTHRFGDMPADPNFSIPEGDNNKIMHTALHINDDVMLMGSDCIESFGQKAVFGTGTYIMLDTATVEEAQELHGKLSVDAQNMEMDLAETFFAELFSSFTDKFGISWMIHYEGNKKMG; translated from the coding sequence ATGGCAAAACTACATGCTTACCTAAACTTTAACGGCAACTGCGAAGAAGCGTTTAATTTTTATCAAACGGTATTCAACACGCCGCTATTGGGCACCCATCGATTTGGCGATATGCCAGCAGACCCTAACTTCAGTATTCCTGAAGGCGACAACAACAAGATTATGCACACCGCACTGCACATCAACGACGATGTGATGTTGATGGGATCAGACTGCATAGAAAGCTTCGGGCAGAAAGCCGTCTTTGGAACAGGAACTTACATTATGCTGGATACCGCAACAGTAGAAGAAGCGCAGGAACTACACGGAAAACTCAGCGTAGACGCACAAAATATGGAGATGGATTTGGCAGAAACCTTTTTTGCAGAACTCTTCTCTTCGTTTACCGACAAGTTTGGTATTAGCTGGATGATCCACTACGAAGGAAACAAGAAGATGGGTTAA
- a CDS encoding nuclear transport factor 2 family protein, which produces MTKIALPDYCGNSPKMQRIADFNLAFASADVTKALSFLHEDVQWDMLGEQTIQGHQAVKDFIEENAKLSVLSWELQDVLSHGKLGSASGMVQLKQETIYFADFYEFASTAATAKIKKIKTLVLSKKTKTK; this is translated from the coding sequence ATGACGAAAATAGCATTACCTGACTATTGCGGAAACTCACCGAAAATGCAACGTATTGCAGACTTCAACTTAGCATTTGCTTCGGCAGACGTGACGAAGGCACTAAGCTTTCTACACGAGGATGTACAGTGGGATATGTTGGGAGAACAGACCATACAGGGCCATCAAGCTGTTAAGGATTTTATAGAAGAAAATGCGAAGCTCAGCGTGTTGTCTTGGGAATTGCAAGATGTGTTATCACACGGAAAACTTGGGTCTGCCAGTGGGATGGTTCAGTTGAAACAGGAGACCATCTACTTCGCCGATTTTTACGAATTTGCATCCACTGCGGCGACGGCTAAGATAAAGAAAATCAAAACTTTGGTGCTCTCAAAAAAAACAAAGACAAAATAA
- a CDS encoding ISAon1 family transposase N-terminal region protein has product MQDAERKLLSLLMPEGLLDYFDIIDVSKVDGELHIYLDERNIAPSGYENSKLESKGFMPVSQIKDFPIRGQKVTLHIRRRRWTVLDTREIITRDWNLVHEGARMTTEFGLFLKGIFG; this is encoded by the coding sequence TTGCAAGACGCTGAACGTAAATTACTGTCTTTATTGATGCCCGAAGGGCTTTTAGATTATTTTGATATTATTGATGTTTCCAAGGTTGATGGAGAACTTCACATCTATCTTGATGAAAGAAACATTGCCCCCTCAGGCTATGAAAACAGTAAGCTGGAATCCAAAGGCTTTATGCCGGTTTCCCAGATCAAGGACTTTCCCATCCGGGGCCAAAAAGTCACCCTACATATCAGACGTAGACGTTGGACCGTGCTGGATACACGGGAGATCATTACCAGGGATTGGAACCTCGTTCATGAAGGTGCTCGGATGACTACGGAATTCGGGCTTTTTTTAAAGGGGATATTTGGATAA
- a CDS encoding SRPBCC domain-containing protein, protein MLTANTQLQIQKPASEVFQAIIDPDKMSNYFIAHATGPLEKDSTVQWTFPEFPESFPVTGKEIQADSYISFDWNDGKPNQLVEIFLSDGGNGSTIVRIVEHEMGNSPEGIEQMKGQTGGWANFLACLKAYLEYGVNLRKGAFDFMRKTEQ, encoded by the coding sequence ATGCTTACAGCAAATACACAACTGCAAATACAAAAACCGGCATCGGAGGTTTTCCAGGCAATTATCGATCCCGACAAGATGAGCAACTATTTCATTGCGCACGCGACAGGCCCACTGGAAAAAGATAGTACCGTACAATGGACCTTTCCGGAGTTTCCAGAGTCTTTTCCGGTGACAGGCAAAGAGATCCAAGCGGACAGCTACATCTCTTTTGACTGGAATGACGGAAAACCCAATCAACTGGTTGAGATCTTTCTTTCCGATGGAGGGAATGGCTCCACCATCGTCCGTATTGTTGAACATGAAATGGGAAACAGCCCAGAAGGCATTGAGCAGATGAAAGGACAAACAGGAGGATGGGCCAATTTCTTAGCCTGCTTAAAGGCTTACTTGGAATATGGCGTTAATCTGCGCAAAGGCGCTTTTGATTTTATGCGCAAAACAGAACAATAG
- a CDS encoding dihydrofolate reductase family protein: MRKLIMSQFVSLDGFAADRNKTTSFFDTNPLIDAAVNEDLLSFIHQIDSVILGKSTYEMFVDFWPKTTNDEQIMADDLNKLPKFIFSSSLQEVHWGDWNNAILIKENAIDYIKALKADHGKDLVIWGSINLAHSLLRAGLIDEIRLFICPIAIGKGYTLFPAEFEHLSLTLTKSIAYQQGVVQLIYTVPTTHF; encoded by the coding sequence ATGAGGAAGCTTATCATGTCCCAATTTGTTTCGTTGGACGGTTTTGCAGCCGATCGTAACAAGACCACGAGCTTTTTTGATACCAATCCTTTGATTGACGCGGCCGTGAATGAAGACTTGTTGTCATTCATACATCAAATAGACAGCGTTATCCTCGGAAAAAGCACGTATGAAATGTTTGTAGACTTCTGGCCAAAAACCACTAATGATGAACAAATTATGGCCGACGACCTCAACAAACTTCCTAAGTTTATTTTCTCCTCCAGTCTGCAAGAAGTGCATTGGGGAGATTGGAACAATGCTATCCTAATCAAGGAAAACGCCATCGACTACATCAAGGCCTTGAAGGCCGATCATGGCAAAGATTTGGTCATATGGGGAAGCATTAACTTGGCGCATTCGCTGTTGCGCGCAGGACTGATCGACGAGATCCGCTTGTTTATCTGTCCTATTGCCATCGGCAAAGGGTACACACTTTTTCCTGCAGAATTTGAACATCTTTCCCTAACTTTAACCAAAAGCATTGCCTATCAGCAAGGCGTAGTACAGCTTATTTACACAGTACCAACAACTCATTTTTAA